One part of the Sorangiineae bacterium MSr11954 genome encodes these proteins:
- a CDS encoding DUF4185 domain-containing protein gives MKDPVNWISNPRSGRLGGIAVSVLLGGAALVSCTTERTVEESVSADALNLPAIVKKRVTGADLDTARRWEVAGTDLGIPYRLENGSIGYLFGDTFRTPFPSSPGDTAWRSPVMLRSNDDPWAPDGIRFDSAAKVWGDGRAPEVVFNAHDTSRALGAEFTVIPNDGVSLPDNRQIISYMSINTWYDNEHPGPPGQGWKTNYAGLAFSDNGNDFVRTGTHWENNGANDDPFQMQTFARDGDWIYVFSVRAGRQFGPMMLQKVHWTQILDRDAYIGWGYDFDRKTWAWGRPCTPILEGRFGEPSVRRLDDRTWAMAYLNVDFPGGPSIVTRTATGPDKPWSGESLQVHWSQEPYLYGGFIHPRSRAGFGNLHIMVSKWTTDRYDVTQWVGSL, from the coding sequence ATGAAGGACCCCGTGAATTGGATATCGAACCCTCGCAGCGGCAGGCTCGGGGGCATCGCCGTATCGGTCTTGCTCGGCGGGGCGGCGCTGGTGAGCTGCACGACCGAGCGCACCGTCGAAGAGAGCGTTTCGGCGGACGCCCTGAACCTCCCGGCCATCGTCAAGAAGCGGGTGACCGGCGCCGACTTGGACACGGCGCGGCGGTGGGAGGTGGCGGGCACCGATCTGGGGATCCCCTATCGGCTCGAGAATGGCTCGATTGGTTATCTCTTCGGCGACACGTTTCGGACGCCTTTCCCGAGCTCGCCCGGCGACACCGCGTGGCGCTCGCCGGTCATGCTCCGGTCGAACGACGATCCCTGGGCCCCCGATGGCATCCGGTTCGACAGCGCGGCCAAGGTTTGGGGCGATGGGCGCGCTCCGGAAGTCGTCTTCAACGCGCACGATACGAGCCGCGCCCTGGGCGCCGAGTTCACCGTCATTCCAAACGATGGCGTGAGCCTGCCGGACAACCGGCAGATCATCTCGTACATGTCGATCAACACCTGGTACGACAACGAGCACCCGGGCCCGCCGGGGCAAGGCTGGAAAACGAACTACGCCGGGCTCGCGTTCTCCGACAACGGCAACGACTTCGTCCGCACCGGCACCCACTGGGAGAACAACGGCGCGAACGACGATCCGTTCCAAATGCAAACGTTCGCGCGCGACGGCGATTGGATCTATGTCTTCAGCGTCCGCGCGGGAAGGCAGTTCGGGCCGATGATGCTGCAGAAGGTCCACTGGACGCAGATCCTCGATCGCGACGCGTACATCGGCTGGGGGTACGATTTCGATCGGAAGACTTGGGCTTGGGGACGCCCTTGCACCCCCATCCTCGAGGGCCGATTCGGCGAGCCCTCCGTGCGGCGGCTCGACGACCGGACGTGGGCCATGGCCTACTTGAATGTGGACTTTCCAGGCGGCCCTTCCATCGTCACCCGAACCGCGACGGGGCCCGACAAACCATGGTCGGGCGAGTCCCTTCAAGTGCACTGGTCCCAGGAGCCATATCTCTATGGAGGGTTCATCCACCCTCGCTCGCGGGCCGGCTTCGGCAACCTCCACATCATGGTCTCGAAGTGGACCACCGATCGCTACGACGTCACGCAATGGGTGGGCAGCTTGTAG
- a CDS encoding YciI family protein, whose translation MTMRFMMMHKNDPHTEAGGRPSRELIESMGKFIGEHVKAGAFVDGAGLGGSATRTRVTFRGGACTVKHGPYAGVNELIASFSVLKVRSRDEALAWARRYAEVLGDGEIELGPVNEPWDLGLIPKPENAPLRVLMLHKADGTSEAGESPSAARRAGLTKLAKEMTEAGVLLSSETLQPSAKGKRLLFARNELHVMDGPFSESKELIGGFSILRLPSIDDVVVQSKRYAAILGGTLELDIRPLYEPGDVP comes from the coding sequence ATGACGATGCGCTTCATGATGATGCACAAGAACGATCCGCACACCGAGGCCGGAGGACGCCCGAGCCGAGAGCTCATCGAGAGCATGGGCAAGTTCATCGGCGAGCACGTCAAGGCCGGCGCGTTCGTCGATGGCGCGGGTCTCGGCGGCAGCGCCACGCGCACGCGGGTCACCTTTCGCGGGGGCGCGTGCACGGTGAAGCACGGTCCCTACGCGGGGGTGAACGAGCTGATTGCGTCGTTCTCCGTGCTCAAGGTGCGCTCGCGCGACGAGGCCCTCGCGTGGGCCCGACGCTACGCCGAGGTGCTCGGCGACGGCGAGATCGAGCTCGGCCCGGTGAACGAACCGTGGGATCTCGGCCTCATCCCCAAGCCGGAGAACGCGCCGCTGCGCGTGCTGATGCTCCACAAGGCCGACGGGACGTCGGAGGCGGGCGAGAGCCCCAGCGCCGCGCGCAGAGCGGGTCTGACGAAGCTCGCGAAGGAAATGACGGAGGCGGGCGTGCTGCTCTCGTCGGAGACGTTGCAGCCCAGCGCCAAGGGCAAGCGGCTCCTCTTCGCCCGCAACGAGCTGCACGTGATGGATGGGCCCTTCTCCGAGTCGAAGGAGCTCATTGGCGGCTTCTCCATCCTGCGGCTACCGTCGATCGACGACGTCGTCGTCCAGAGCAAACGCTACGCCGCCATCCTGGGCGGCACGCTCGAATTGGATATTCGCCCGCTCTACGAGCCGGGCGACGTTCCCTGA
- a CDS encoding iron-containing redox enzyme family protein, translating into MTHFERRLREQVDSKYRREPTADNPLWRLVNDRLPIEECRIFYVGLRDSLAVFNRVLLGRLLEESPSEGARSKLLPVISVEFGPPVEAAHPAIFNRFLRALGVSASDTHESSDLLALSSACAPEIAALRKMSWCELLARLLVGETQGPVVFPVILEALRRNYGLRSSDVSYFSIHATHDKKDTEILFDLLATSVKSQADEDAVARIVDTAFDSGRYAVTGCLLEAKPRYRFADYSSSTTRTKGTDWASPVSLVTSASLVSLASLASPAKDDEQDPELDAALERMADDASQAPIRRVLHLLRTTLRQRLSEDSFHVRFTQIGFAREMLERMRRAVHAWEFVMAPRLLQICPDLDARVLVWQAAHASYGSKRTEGPAANLLDDLLSTLGSESSRVQREPVSRSELLQWSLPELIARGLVADNLIALECLPVIRRALLAAPFGPGESDLHGSYFHRALRDAALGLEIGIDLLARYAPAGMADELVVGAFQRALDASPYTALVERAHPPHTWSKLDVTTTTA; encoded by the coding sequence ATGACACACTTCGAACGTCGCCTTCGTGAGCAGGTCGACTCGAAGTACCGAAGAGAGCCGACCGCGGACAATCCACTCTGGCGCCTGGTGAACGATCGTCTTCCGATCGAAGAGTGCCGAATATTTTACGTAGGACTTCGGGACAGCCTCGCGGTGTTCAATCGCGTGCTTTTGGGCAGGCTGCTCGAGGAGAGCCCGAGCGAAGGGGCGCGAAGCAAGCTGCTTCCCGTCATTTCCGTGGAGTTTGGGCCCCCGGTGGAGGCTGCACATCCCGCCATTTTCAATCGCTTCTTGCGCGCGCTGGGGGTATCCGCGTCCGATACGCACGAGAGCTCCGATCTTCTCGCGCTGTCCAGCGCATGCGCGCCCGAGATTGCAGCCCTTCGCAAGATGTCGTGGTGCGAGCTTCTGGCGCGGCTCCTCGTCGGCGAGACCCAAGGACCCGTGGTATTTCCCGTGATCCTCGAGGCATTGAGGCGCAATTACGGTCTCCGTTCGTCCGATGTTTCCTACTTCTCGATCCATGCAACCCACGACAAGAAGGACACCGAGATCCTCTTCGACCTTCTTGCCACCTCGGTGAAATCGCAGGCCGACGAGGACGCGGTCGCTCGAATCGTCGATACGGCATTCGACAGCGGCCGCTACGCCGTCACCGGGTGCCTCCTGGAGGCGAAGCCGCGCTATCGCTTCGCGGACTATTCCTCGAGCACGACCCGTACGAAGGGCACGGATTGGGCATCGCCCGTCTCGCTCGTCACATCGGCGTCTCTTGTCTCGCTTGCCTCGCTTGCCTCGCCCGCAAAGGACGACGAGCAGGATCCGGAGCTCGACGCGGCCCTCGAACGTATGGCCGACGATGCGAGCCAGGCCCCTATCCGCAGGGTTTTGCATCTCCTGCGAACGACCTTGCGGCAGCGGTTGTCGGAGGATTCGTTCCACGTTCGCTTTACGCAAATCGGGTTCGCACGCGAGATGCTCGAACGGATGCGCCGTGCGGTGCACGCGTGGGAGTTCGTCATGGCACCGCGCCTTCTGCAAATATGCCCCGATCTCGACGCGCGCGTGCTCGTTTGGCAGGCCGCGCACGCGAGCTATGGCTCCAAACGAACCGAGGGCCCTGCGGCCAATCTGCTCGACGATCTGCTGTCGACCCTGGGCAGTGAATCCAGCCGCGTTCAACGCGAGCCGGTCTCCAGGTCGGAGCTTCTCCAGTGGTCGCTCCCGGAGCTCATTGCGCGGGGTCTGGTGGCGGACAATCTCATTGCGCTCGAGTGCCTGCCGGTGATTCGTCGGGCGCTCCTTGCGGCGCCGTTCGGTCCTGGCGAATCCGATTTGCACGGGAGCTACTTCCACCGAGCCCTGCGCGACGCGGCCTTGGGTCTCGAGATTGGCATCGACCTGCTCGCACGCTATGCGCCTGCGGGCATGGCCGACGAACTGGTGGTGGGCGCCTTCCAACGCGCGCTCGATGCATCGCCCTACACCGCGCTCGTCGAGCGAGCGCACCCCCCTCACACTTGGAGCAAGTTGGATGTCACGACAACTACCGCATGA
- a CDS encoding AbfB domain-containing protein: protein MIRFHRRSIAARPWVPVVLALVGAASCADDGASSPSSPSSPQGGQESRLGAGSVVAKAPPLTTPWTSEVSPDNARPEYPRPQLVRSDWQNLNGEWQFARASSGEAPPFGRDLSERVLVPYPIESALSGIARHEDRMWYRRTFTVPSNWSGRRVQLNFDAVDWQATVYVNGVQAGAHEGGYDAFSFDITDRLRAGENELIVGVYDPTDAGGQPIGKQRNAPNGIFYTASSGIWQTVWLEPTAAAHITRLDMVPESNRQALRLTVRGAGSGASTVEAVVRDGGAEVARARGTVDTELRIPIANAKSWSPERPFLYDVTVSLMDGETPVDRVTSYFGMRTIALASVGGALRPVLNGRFVFQIGTLDQGYWPDGIYTAPTDEAMKFDIQMHKDLGYNVIRKHIKVEPPRWFYWADKLGLLVWQDMPSMDTRPPSDPAKRQFEAELRELVDEHRSSPAVVVWVLQNEGWGQYDQARLANLVKAWDPSRLVDNMSGINCCGSVDGGNGDLADWHTYVGPSSPRPSPTRAAVLGEFGGLGLRVPDHEWSPGNGFSYEMQPTAAALDARYAGLVQMTESLMKTAGLSAAIYTEITDVENEVNGAVTYDRRVVKVDAARMRGAHEALIESSRERNEPVGPGGLRLGQHQSFQVTTSGLTDRYIRHREGRLVTEIVSAASDDLAKKDATFEVVRGLAQRASNDAGQGRAGCYSFESRNYPGHYLRHRDFRTYEEARDGTALFDADATFCAVPGLSGAGVSLESYNRAGHFLRHFNAELFIAKSGGPNPWDAPASFAPDASWNVADPWWRSSADLPAGALQSLRVMTTGFTNRYARHQNGLGLTEVVDPGSSALLKGDATFRIVRGLANPTCYSLESRNFPGHYLRHKNFRIFKDARDGTVLFDLDATFCAQASVAGPGVTLESYNMKGHFIRHFDSELWAARYGGPNAWDNPDLFDVDIFWNVAPPWAP from the coding sequence ATGATCCGATTTCATCGTCGCTCCATTGCAGCTCGCCCGTGGGTCCCCGTCGTTCTGGCGCTCGTCGGCGCCGCAAGCTGCGCCGACGACGGCGCGTCTTCTCCGTCTTCTCCGTCTTCTCCGCAGGGCGGCCAAGAGAGCCGGCTCGGGGCTGGGAGCGTGGTGGCGAAGGCACCTCCCTTGACGACGCCGTGGACCTCGGAGGTCTCGCCCGACAACGCGCGGCCCGAGTACCCCCGCCCGCAATTGGTCCGCAGCGATTGGCAGAACCTGAACGGCGAATGGCAATTTGCGCGCGCGAGCTCGGGCGAGGCGCCCCCGTTCGGGCGCGATTTGAGCGAGCGCGTGTTGGTCCCCTACCCCATCGAGTCGGCGCTGTCGGGGATTGCGCGGCACGAGGACCGAATGTGGTACCGGCGCACCTTCACCGTTCCATCGAATTGGAGCGGGCGGCGGGTCCAGCTGAATTTCGATGCGGTCGACTGGCAAGCCACCGTGTACGTCAATGGCGTGCAGGCCGGCGCGCACGAGGGTGGCTATGACGCTTTCTCGTTCGATATCACGGACCGGCTGCGCGCGGGCGAAAACGAGCTGATCGTCGGCGTGTACGATCCCACGGACGCGGGCGGGCAGCCGATTGGCAAACAGCGCAACGCCCCCAACGGGATCTTCTACACCGCGTCGTCGGGCATCTGGCAAACGGTGTGGCTGGAGCCCACCGCCGCGGCGCACATCACCCGGCTCGATATGGTCCCCGAGTCCAACCGGCAGGCGCTCCGGCTCACCGTGCGCGGGGCCGGCTCCGGCGCGAGCACCGTGGAGGCGGTCGTCCGCGACGGCGGCGCCGAGGTCGCGCGCGCACGCGGTACCGTGGATACGGAGCTCCGCATTCCCATCGCCAACGCCAAATCGTGGTCGCCCGAGCGCCCCTTTCTCTACGATGTGACGGTATCGTTGATGGACGGCGAGACGCCCGTCGATCGGGTGACGAGCTACTTCGGAATGAGGACCATCGCCCTCGCCTCGGTGGGGGGCGCGCTGCGCCCGGTGCTCAACGGGAGGTTCGTCTTTCAAATCGGCACGCTCGATCAAGGCTATTGGCCCGATGGGATCTATACGGCGCCGACCGACGAGGCGATGAAGTTCGACATTCAGATGCACAAGGATCTCGGCTACAACGTCATCCGCAAACACATCAAAGTGGAGCCCCCGCGCTGGTTCTATTGGGCCGACAAATTGGGCCTCTTGGTCTGGCAAGACATGCCATCCATGGATACGAGGCCGCCCTCCGATCCGGCCAAGCGCCAGTTCGAGGCGGAGCTGCGGGAGCTGGTGGACGAGCATCGCAGCTCGCCGGCGGTGGTCGTCTGGGTGCTCCAAAACGAAGGCTGGGGACAATACGACCAAGCGCGCCTCGCGAACCTGGTCAAAGCGTGGGATCCGAGCCGGCTGGTGGACAATATGAGCGGCATCAACTGCTGCGGCTCGGTCGACGGCGGCAATGGCGATCTGGCCGATTGGCATACGTACGTCGGCCCCTCCTCGCCGCGGCCCTCGCCCACGCGCGCGGCGGTGCTGGGCGAGTTCGGCGGCCTGGGGCTGCGCGTCCCCGATCACGAGTGGAGCCCCGGCAACGGTTTCAGCTACGAAATGCAGCCCACCGCCGCGGCGCTCGACGCGCGCTACGCGGGGCTCGTTCAAATGACCGAATCGTTGATGAAGACCGCCGGGCTCTCGGCGGCCATCTATACGGAGATCACCGACGTCGAAAATGAGGTCAACGGCGCGGTTACGTACGATCGGCGCGTGGTGAAGGTCGACGCGGCGCGCATGCGCGGCGCGCACGAGGCGCTGATCGAGTCCTCGCGGGAGCGCAACGAGCCCGTTGGCCCGGGCGGGCTCCGGCTCGGCCAACACCAGTCGTTCCAGGTGACGACATCGGGGTTGACCGATCGGTACATTCGCCACCGGGAGGGACGGCTCGTGACGGAGATCGTCTCCGCGGCGAGCGACGACCTCGCGAAGAAGGACGCGACCTTCGAGGTCGTGCGCGGGCTCGCCCAACGGGCGAGCAACGATGCCGGCCAAGGGCGGGCCGGCTGTTACTCGTTCGAATCACGCAATTATCCAGGCCACTATTTGCGCCACCGCGATTTCCGCACGTACGAGGAAGCTCGCGACGGCACCGCGCTGTTCGATGCCGACGCGACGTTCTGCGCCGTGCCCGGGCTATCGGGCGCGGGGGTATCGCTCGAGTCGTACAATCGAGCGGGGCACTTCCTTCGCCATTTCAACGCGGAGCTCTTCATCGCCAAGAGCGGAGGCCCGAACCCGTGGGACGCACCCGCGAGCTTCGCGCCCGACGCGAGCTGGAACGTGGCCGATCCCTGGTGGCGGAGCTCGGCCGATCTCCCGGCCGGCGCGCTCCAATCGCTTCGCGTCATGACCACGGGATTTACGAATCGGTATGCGCGCCATCAGAATGGGCTCGGATTGACCGAGGTGGTCGACCCCGGAAGCAGCGCGCTGCTCAAGGGCGATGCGACGTTCCGCATCGTTCGCGGGCTGGCCAATCCAACGTGTTATTCGCTCGAGTCGCGAAATTTTCCAGGCCACTACCTGCGGCACAAGAACTTTCGCATCTTCAAGGACGCGCGCGACGGCACGGTACTCTTCGACCTCGACGCGACATTCTGCGCGCAGGCCTCCGTCGCCGGGCCGGGGGTCACCCTGGAGTCGTACAACATGAAGGGGCATTTCATTCGCCACTTCGACTCCGAGCTCTGGGCCGCGCGCTACGGCGGTCCCAATGCTTGGGACAATCCGGACCTCTTCGACGTCGATATCTTCTGGAACGTGGCGCCTCCATGGGCGCCATAA
- a CDS encoding serine protease: MPLRVSILAAAACLSAAACGSTSASSEPIAESRCAQLRSSALASLATSSSGEPGLRTQSQCGSTLDLTPINAYRGEMAAVQEREDAVVLFNGCTGTLIAAQAGPVVITAGHCVRLGDRLVLAFNVEANADGDTLVTEGTVLERSDKPDYALIKPDNLPAITPNRLTRAPTDRLAIIQHARGGPKTVAEGQLAGECHGMLFYTDLDTLAGSSGAGVLTRSGYVFGVHTDGDCAQDGSGSNYGWTAASIVQASDYLQDADIADR, encoded by the coding sequence ATGCCCCTCAGGGTCTCCATTCTCGCAGCCGCGGCGTGTCTGAGCGCCGCGGCGTGCGGGAGCACGTCGGCCTCCTCGGAGCCCATCGCCGAATCGCGTTGCGCCCAACTCCGAAGCTCCGCGCTCGCGTCCCTGGCGACGTCGTCGTCAGGCGAGCCCGGTCTTCGCACGCAATCGCAGTGCGGTTCGACGCTCGATCTCACCCCGATCAACGCGTATCGGGGTGAGATGGCCGCCGTGCAGGAGCGCGAAGACGCCGTGGTCTTGTTCAACGGCTGCACGGGGACGTTGATCGCCGCGCAAGCCGGCCCGGTGGTCATCACCGCGGGCCACTGCGTCCGTCTCGGCGATCGGCTGGTCCTGGCCTTCAACGTCGAAGCCAACGCCGACGGCGACACGCTCGTCACCGAAGGCACCGTCCTCGAGCGCTCCGACAAGCCGGACTATGCGCTCATCAAGCCCGATAACCTCCCGGCCATCACGCCGAACCGACTGACGCGAGCTCCCACCGATCGGCTCGCGATCATCCAGCATGCCCGCGGCGGTCCCAAGACCGTGGCCGAGGGGCAGCTCGCGGGCGAATGCCATGGGATGCTCTTCTACACCGATCTCGACACCCTGGCGGGGAGCTCGGGCGCCGGTGTGCTCACGCGTTCCGGTTACGTGTTTGGTGTGCACACAGACGGCGATTGTGCCCAGGACGGCAGCGGCTCCAATTATGGTTGGACGGCGGCGAGCATCGTCCAAGCTTCGGACTATTTGCAAGACGCCGACATCGCCGACCGCTGA
- a CDS encoding GNAT family N-acetyltransferase: MLTVLNVAYPFAPVTPDAVGGAEQIASAVEKAAARAGYRSLVLACEGSKTEGQLFEVPRVHGALIPERQAEIQARYRAAIDRIVAEERVDVVHMHGVDFHTYLPREPAPVLATLHLPPEWYPPEVFAGRRPHTYLNCVSRSQRRRCPPCSTLLDDVPNGVDLLRFHPDGDEQDARSPRSLHAPPLPSDGYALMLGRICPEKGTHVALDAAHRAGASLLVAGDVFPFPEHVRYFEDEIRPRLDGQRQFIGPVAMDGKRELLAGASCLLVPSMVPETSSLVTMEALACGTPVIAFPNGALPEIIAHGQTGFLVRNLPEMVDAMGRAPSLQPADCRRAAERFALATTCSRYLALYRRLARDGAPVRSRHGTRAPRTSRQRHSVRTTVLAEMAELHALKAEWEDLWARAPDATVFQRPEWLLPWCKHLLQGEPRVLAIRQGGRLVGLAPFFVWNEGGARVLSLMGAGISDYADVLAASGERDTVARALAAWLDDAQGWDRCAWSEVPSGSLLLEIARAPNAPERRLRIDEQDVCPGIRLQAKSLRDTLSSRKWASVRNARNRAAREGGLDIIDATPGTFDTWFQRLAELHGERWREHGGGMLRDPRIRAFHREAGPELLRRGALVLSGVHIGGALSGVLYTFHDRTASRCYATGFDPARAHLGPGTLAFAHALERAIEGGHTLFDFLRGNEPYKYGWGAEDIARIHRIG, translated from the coding sequence ATGCTCACCGTATTGAACGTGGCCTATCCGTTTGCGCCGGTCACGCCCGACGCCGTGGGCGGCGCCGAGCAGATCGCCAGCGCGGTCGAAAAAGCGGCCGCGCGCGCCGGGTATCGATCGTTGGTGCTGGCGTGCGAGGGCTCGAAGACGGAGGGGCAGCTCTTCGAGGTGCCGCGGGTGCACGGCGCGCTGATCCCGGAGCGGCAGGCCGAGATTCAGGCGCGTTATCGCGCCGCGATCGATCGCATCGTGGCCGAGGAGCGCGTCGACGTGGTGCATATGCACGGGGTGGACTTCCACACGTATTTGCCGCGGGAGCCGGCGCCGGTCCTGGCCACGTTGCACCTTCCGCCGGAGTGGTATCCACCGGAGGTCTTTGCGGGAAGGCGGCCGCACACGTATCTGAACTGCGTCTCGCGCTCGCAGCGTCGAAGGTGTCCGCCCTGCTCCACCCTGCTCGACGACGTGCCCAACGGCGTGGACCTCCTGCGCTTTCATCCCGACGGGGACGAGCAAGACGCACGATCCCCGCGAAGCCTCCACGCCCCGCCGCTCCCATCCGACGGATACGCCCTGATGCTCGGCCGCATCTGCCCCGAAAAGGGCACGCATGTGGCGCTCGACGCCGCCCATCGCGCCGGTGCGAGCTTGCTCGTCGCGGGCGATGTATTCCCGTTTCCGGAGCATGTGCGCTATTTCGAAGACGAGATTCGTCCCCGGCTCGATGGACAGCGGCAGTTCATCGGCCCCGTGGCGATGGATGGCAAGCGCGAGCTGCTGGCGGGCGCCTCGTGCCTGCTGGTGCCCAGCATGGTCCCCGAGACGAGCTCGCTGGTGACCATGGAAGCGCTGGCGTGCGGCACCCCCGTGATCGCGTTTCCCAACGGCGCGCTGCCGGAGATCATTGCGCACGGCCAAACGGGATTCCTGGTGCGCAATCTACCCGAGATGGTGGACGCGATGGGCCGCGCGCCAAGCCTCCAGCCCGCCGACTGCCGCCGGGCCGCCGAACGATTTGCGCTCGCCACCACGTGCTCGCGCTACCTCGCGCTCTATCGAAGGCTCGCGCGGGACGGCGCGCCCGTGCGATCGCGGCATGGCACGCGCGCACCGCGCACATCGCGTCAACGGCATTCGGTCCGAACGACCGTGCTCGCTGAAATGGCCGAGCTTCACGCATTGAAGGCGGAGTGGGAGGATCTCTGGGCGCGCGCGCCGGATGCAACCGTCTTCCAGCGGCCCGAGTGGCTTCTGCCTTGGTGCAAGCACTTGCTCCAGGGGGAGCCCCGCGTCCTTGCGATCCGACAGGGCGGGCGGCTCGTGGGCCTCGCGCCGTTCTTCGTGTGGAACGAGGGCGGGGCCCGCGTGCTCTCGCTCATGGGCGCCGGGATATCCGATTACGCCGACGTGCTCGCGGCCTCGGGCGAGCGGGACACGGTGGCGCGCGCGCTGGCGGCTTGGCTCGACGATGCGCAGGGGTGGGATCGATGCGCGTGGAGCGAGGTGCCTTCGGGCTCGCTGCTGCTCGAGATCGCACGCGCGCCAAACGCGCCGGAGCGGCGCCTTCGCATCGACGAGCAAGACGTTTGCCCCGGAATACGCCTTCAGGCGAAGAGTCTCCGCGATACGCTCTCGTCGCGCAAATGGGCCAGCGTGCGCAATGCGCGAAACCGAGCCGCGCGCGAGGGCGGGCTGGACATCATCGATGCCACACCGGGGACGTTCGACACATGGTTCCAGAGGCTCGCCGAGCTCCATGGCGAGCGGTGGCGCGAGCACGGCGGCGGGATGCTCCGCGATCCGCGGATCCGCGCCTTCCATCGGGAGGCGGGCCCCGAGCTCCTCCGCCGCGGCGCGCTCGTTCTCTCGGGCGTGCACATCGGCGGTGCGCTCTCGGGCGTCCTTTACACGTTTCACGATCGGACCGCGTCGCGATGCTATGCGACCGGCTTCGATCCGGCGCGCGCGCACCTCGGACCGGGGACCCTCGCCTTTGCGCATGCGCTGGAGCGCGCCATCGAAGGCGGCCATACCCTCTTCGACTTCCTGCGCGGCAACGAGCCGTACAAGTACGGCTGGGGCGCCGAGGATATCGCGCGCATCCATCGCATCGGATAA
- a CDS encoding iron-containing redox enzyme family protein: MSRQLPHEFELDLRRACDDAYLRPSPLENPMRKLVEGRLPLAEARQFWLGRWNRVLVLNQHILPALLRTCPDLRSRANLWRSVSVEYGEGSYERSHPVLYARFLEALGLPEDAHPSVLPSDAETHRLVLAAETASWLELLGAFLARETVGPKVFGVISQALRASYGLTDADVEWFSVHAEGDVDDANDIFDLARHFGTSVDARERIRGAMHAWFDANREYCCALGPVSLRYADSLRCADSLRCADSLRCAGSGGDLPAKVSGKGGANALQ, translated from the coding sequence ATGTCACGACAACTACCGCATGAGTTCGAGCTCGACCTGCGTCGTGCATGCGATGACGCGTACCTGCGCCCCAGCCCCCTCGAAAACCCCATGCGCAAGCTGGTCGAGGGCCGACTTCCCTTGGCGGAGGCCCGCCAGTTTTGGCTCGGGCGATGGAATCGCGTGTTGGTCTTGAATCAACACATCCTCCCCGCGCTGCTTCGAACCTGCCCGGATCTTCGGAGTCGCGCCAATTTGTGGCGCAGCGTCTCCGTGGAGTACGGTGAAGGATCGTACGAGCGCTCGCACCCCGTCCTCTATGCCCGATTCCTCGAAGCCTTGGGCTTGCCCGAGGACGCGCACCCTTCGGTGCTCCCGAGCGATGCCGAGACGCACAGGCTGGTGCTCGCCGCGGAGACGGCGAGCTGGCTCGAGCTGCTCGGCGCCTTTCTTGCGCGCGAGACGGTCGGACCAAAGGTCTTTGGCGTCATCTCCCAGGCGCTGCGCGCATCGTACGGTCTGACGGACGCCGATGTGGAATGGTTCTCCGTTCACGCCGAAGGGGATGTGGACGACGCCAACGACATCTTCGATCTGGCAAGGCACTTTGGCACGAGCGTCGATGCTCGGGAGCGCATTCGAGGGGCGATGCACGCATGGTTCGATGCCAATCGCGAATACTGCTGCGCGCTCGGGCCGGTCTCCCTTCGCTACGCGGATTCCCTTCGCTGCGCGGATTCCCTTCGCTGCGCGGATTCCCTTCGCTGCGCGGGCTCGGGCGGAGACCTCCCGGCAAAGGTAAGCGGGAAAGGAGGAGCCAATGCCCTCCAGTGA